GCGGCCATCTTGTCGGCCAGGACATGGCTGTCGGGGGCATCCACATGGCGGTCGGCGATGGCCTCGATGATCTCGTCCAGCAAGTCCACCTGCCGCTCGGCCAGTTTCACGCTTATGCCGGCCTTGTGGAAGGCTTGGCGCAGGGTTTCGCGGTCGGCGCGATCGGCATGGGCGGGGGCCGACCATAGGGCCAGAATGAGGGCAAAAGCGAGGGAGAGCCTCATCGGCGTCCCCCCATGGCGGGTTTGGCGTTTTGCTGAATGTCGGCAGCCAGACGCTCCAGTCCGCTCATGACCGCGGTCGAGGCCTTGTCCATGTCGGTCAGGGCCGCATTGGTGCCGGCGTGGTCACCACGGGCATGGCAGGCCAAGGCACGTTTGCCGGCATCGTGGACCCGGGCATGGGGATCGCGCAAGGCGGCGTAATGGGGCGAGTTGCGGATGGCGGGTTCCTTGACCTCGTCGTACCAATGACCCAGGCGGCAGGAATGATGGTCACTGAGTTTGTCGGCGGTTTGGGTATTCTTGCCGGCGACGGCATCGCGCACCGATCGGCAAAAGTTCTCGTGATCGATCTTGGTCGAGCGGACCAGGGCCGCGTGCCGTTGCAGGCCTTGGGCGGCGGACGAATCGAGGACGAAGAAGGCCATCTGCTCTTCCAATCCGGTGGCGGCATGGGCCAGGGACTGGGCGGCGGCGGCGGATTCCTCCACCAAGGCGGCATTCTGCTGGGTCATTTCGTCCATCTGGTTGACGGCGGCATTGACCTGATCGATGCCCGACGCTTGCTCGGAGCTGGCGGCGGCGATTTCGGCGACGATATCGGCCACCCTCTTCACGCTGCCCAGGATATCTTCCAAGGTCTTGCCGGCGCCCTTGACCAGATCGGCACCCGTACGCACCTGTGCCGAGCTCTCGGCGATCAGTCCCTTGATTTCCTTGGACGCCTGGGCTGAACGCTGGGCCAGATTACGCACTTCCTGGGCGACCACGGCGAAGCCCTTGCCGGCATCGCCGGCCCGCGCCGCCTCCACCGCCGCATTAAGCGCCAGCAGATTGGTTTGGAAGGCGATTTCGTCGATCATGCCGACGATGTCCTCGATCTTTTGCGACGAATTTTCGATGCGGCCCATGGCGCCGATGGCATCGGCGACCACTTGGCCGCCACCGGCGGCGACGTCGCGGGCACCGGCGGCCAATTGGTTGGCCTGCTGGGCATTGGCGGCGTTCTGGCGCACGGTGGCGGCCAGTTCTTCCATGCTGGCAGCGGTTTCTTCCAGGGCGCTGGCCTGCTGTTCCGAGCGTTCCGACAGATCCTGGGCCCCGGCGGCCACTTCCGCCGACGAGGTGGAAATCTGCCCGGTCGCCTGACCGATCTTGGTGACGATGACCGCCAGTTTTTCCGCCGTCTGGTTGACGTCGTTCTTCAACTGGCCGAAGACGCCGTCATAAGTGCCGGTGATGCGCTGGGTCAGGTCGCCATTGGCCAGGGCCCCCAGCACCTGGGCGACATCGCCCAAGGCATGGCCGGTGCGCCCGACCATGGAATTGACGCTTTGGCACAAGGCCAGCAAAAAACCGTCCTTGCCGGCGGTTTCGATGCGTTTGTCCATGTCGCCGTCGGCGGCGGCTTTGGCCACGGCGGCGATTTCGCCGACGATCGCGGTTTCGCGGGCACGTTGTGCCGCCTCGGCCTGGCGTTCCGCTTCCTCGCGCTGGCGCTGTTCCTGCTCCAGCCGCAGCTTGTCGATGGCGTTGTCCTTGAACACCTGCACCGCCTGGGCCATTTCGCCGATTTCATCCCGTTGCTGCAAAGCCGGGATGGCGGTATCCAACCGGCCTTGGGCCAGAGCGGTCATGGATCGGGTCATGGCGCCGATGCCGCCGGCCACCGAGCGGACGATCAATGCCGCCAGCACGGCGGCGAGCAGCAGGCCGCCCGCCATCAGGCCGATATCGACGATGCGGGAGGTGGACAGGGTCGTTTGCGCCGATTGGTATTCCGCCTGGGCGATGCGGGCCTGCAACTGGGTCAGTGCCGCCATGGCTTCCATCGCCTTGGCGAATTTCGGCCCGGCATCGTCGCGCATGTTGCGCCCGGCATCGTCGAACTGGCCGTCATTGGACAATTTCATGGTGATGTTGCGGCTGCTGCGATAGGCCAGCAGGTGGCGGGCGAAATCCTGCGCCAGCACTTTTTCTTCCGGCGTCAGATAGGTGGCCATGTAGGCCGACCAGATGTCGTCGGTCTGACGGTCCAGTTGTGCGGTGTTGGCGGTGAGGCGCGCCGCTTCGGCGGTATTGCCGCTGGTCGAGGCCAGGATGGCGTTGGCCCGCATGCGGTGCAGCTTGTCCTGGATTTCCGACAATTGCACCAGGGGGATGGCGCGGTCCTCATAAACCGTGCGCAGGCTGTCGGCCAATTGCCCCAGCGAGGTCAGTCCCTTGACCCCCACGGCCAGCACCAGCACGGCGAGAAAGCCGGTGAGAATAGCCAAGCGCGGGCCGATACGCAGGTTGTCGAGTGCAGCCATGAAGCTCATCCCAGGATATGATTTTCTGGATTGGGGCATGGCGCCAAAACAGAGTCAAGCCAATGAACCGTAAAAGAAAACGCCTCCGACCGAAGGCGGAGGCGTTTTACATTTCACGGCCCGGGGATCAAGTTTTGCACGTATTTGGGCAAGGCAAAGGATGCCTTGTGGATGTCGGGGGTGTAATAACGGGTTGCCACCGGCGCTGCCTGGAAACGGGCGGCGATGGTGTCGGAACTTTCGTGGCGAGGGCGCAGGCTGTGCGACGCCCAGCCCAAGGCCATCAGGCCACCCACATAGGTGGGCACGGCGGCGGTATAAAAGCTCACATCGGCGAAATGCGGGCGGCGGCGGCGCCAGGTATCGGTGACTTCCTCGCCTTGCAGGAAAGGTACGCCGTTCTGGTTGACGACAATGCCGTCAGGCGTCAGGCAGCGGGCGCAATCCTTGTAGAATGCCTCGGTGAACAAGACGCCGCCGGGGCCGATGGGATCGGTGGAATCGATGACGATCAGATCGAACTTGCGCTCGGTCTCGGCCATATAGCGCAGGCCGTCGGCGATGACGATCTCGGTGCGCGGATCGTCGAAGGCGCCGTCCGACACCGATGGCATATGGGTGCGGCAGAACTCCACCACCGCCGCGTCGATTTCCACCAGCACAGCCTGTTGGATGGCTTGATGCTTGAGGATCTCGCGCAGCATGCCGCCATCGCCGCCGCCGACCACGCAGGCGGTTTTGACGGCGCCGTGGGCATAGATGGGCACATGGGCGAGCATCTCGTGGTAGATGAACTCGTCGCCGGTAGTGACCTGGATCACCCCGTCCAGGGTCAGCACCCGACCGAAACCGGGGGTCTCGAACAGGACGATGTCCTGCAAGCCGTCATCGGCGCGGTAAAGCTCGCGGCTGACGGCGAAGCTCTGGCGCCAGTGGGGGTACAGCTCCTCGCGGAACCATGCCTCGGTCACGGCGTCAGGCCTCGCTTGTTTTCCGCCAAGGTGACGTAATCGGGGGTGAAGACCTCCTTCAGGATCGGCACCGCCTTGTAGGGGTCGCAATCGCCGCACATGAAGATGTCGAGCGCCGCATAACCGCGTTCCGGCCACGAATGAATGGAGATGTGGCTTTCCGCCAGCACCAGCACGCCGGAAATACCGCCATTGGGCTGAAAGTGGTGCAGATGGCAATGCAAGATGGTGGCGCCGCCGGCAATGGCCGAACGGCGCAAAGCCTCTTCCACCAAGTCGATGTCGTCCAGCCGGCTTGCGCCCCACAGGTCGATCAGCAAATGCGTGCCGGCGAATTTAACGCCGTTGCGCGACACATAATAATCCTTGCCGTTATCGGCTTCGGGCCAGGACTTCTTGTCCTGGGCGATGTCGACGACGGTGCTGTCTTGGGTATTCCTCGGATCAGTCCCCGAGTTCATCCCCAGTCGGGCAAGAGCCTGAGCCATTGCTCCCCCTCCAAACCAGTAGATGGACGTGACGGATAAGGGGCGGGTTATCCCCTAAAGGGGACGGGGATGCAACTAATTTATGGAAGACAGCCCTTGCGTCTGCATGCGCTTGGTCCAATCGGCCATGAAACCCTGGAAGCTTTGCACCTGCTTGATCTTGTCGGCGACGCTGGCCGGATCGATGATGCCGCGCTCGGGTTCCGAGGTCAGCAGGGCGAAAGCCTCGCGGAACTCGGTCTTGGCCATCTTGGCGCCGAAATTGCGCCGCAGGCGGGCCAGTCCGCGTTCGTCATGGGCCAAAGTCATGGCGGTGGCCAGATCGACCAGCCGTCGCGCCAGTTTGGGCTCGATGGGCAGATTGCCCAAGGGCGGTTCGACCATCTGTTCGACGGCGCTGACCACTTCCGGCCAACGCTTCTGCTCCCAGAAGATTTCCGCCCGCAATTCCTTGGCCTTGTCGGAATTGTCGTTGAGAATCAGGGCCAGGGCTTCGGCGGATCGGCCCAGATCGGCCAGGGCGCGCACCCGCATGTAGCGGCGTTGGTCATAAAGATCGGCCGGCTGGTCGGGCACCTCGCTGGCATCCAGGGCTTCCAGCGCCGGGCCGGGCTTGCGGTCGGACAATTGCAGGAAGGCCAGACGCGCCCCAACCCGGGCCTTTTCCACCCCGTTCAGGCGGAACCGCACCTGATGGCGCAGCAAATCGGCAGAGCGGTCGATCAGGTCCACCTGGGCCAGACGGTCGGCCAGTTTGCGGATCATCTCGTCGCCCTTGGTCCCCGACGGCGTCAGGTCCTGGAACTCGTCGAACAGGCCGATGGCGGCGAAGGCCGACAGATTGTCGGCGAGACCGCCCAGGAAAAGCTTTTCAAAGGTATCGGACATGGCCTGCTGGACATTGGGCACATCGGGATGTTCGGGGAAGTTGGACACCACGGTGCGCATCAGCCGAAGTGCGTCGGCATAGCGGGCATCGGCCACCATCAGTTCCGACAGGCGCTTCAGCAATTGATACTCGAAATCCTCGCCGCGCCAGGCGAAGCGCAGCTTTTCCAACTGGGCGATAGCTTCACCGGCGGAAATCAGGCCGCGCTTCAACTGCAATTCGATGCGGGCGCGGGCGGCATAGGCGCGGTCGGGACGGCTGGCGGAGTCTTCGGCCTCGCGGTACTTGGCGATGGCCTGATCCCATTGCTTGCCAGCCTGGGCGGCGATGCCCTGCATGTGGCTGATGGCGCCCAGGTCACGCGGCGACAGGCCGGGACCGTTCATGGCCTCGATGATGCGGTTGGCGCCCTTGGAATCGCCGGCAGCGGCGGTGGAACGCACCGCCTCGGTGCCGAGCGCCATGCGCAGGCGCGCGTGCAGACCCTTCATGTCGTCGGGGGCCAGACGCAGCAGCAGGGACTGCTTGTTGGGTTGGTCGCTCTGCTTGGAACGGGCGGCGGCCAGCCACAATTGCGCCTGCGGATCCTTGGCCAATCCGGCCTGGGACAGGTCGCGTTCGGCCTCGGGATAGCGGCCCATCATGTATTGGGCGACACCGTGCACACCGGCGAAATTGGGGGTGTCGACCATGGCCGGGTCGGTCTGGGCGATCAGGCGCAAGATGCCCAAGGCCTCGGCGGCCATGCCGTTGGCCAGGTAGTGGCGGGCCACTTCCAGGCGCTGGGCGTTTTTTTCCTCGGGCCGGATATAGGCCATGCGGGCCATCAGCTTCTGATGTTCGGGCACGAATTTATCGGTGCCGCCGCGCATCCAGCGCGACAGATCCACCGGCCCGCCGGGCGAGATCAGGGCGCCATCGCCCTCGGGGCCGGCGCCCGGGGCGCTGCCCGGTGCCGGCAGGTCGCGCGACAAATACAGACCGCCGGGCATGGACACTTCGATGCCGTTGCGATCGGCATCCAAGCGGGCGCCGTCGGCCAGCGGCACCAGGGCGACGCCCTGACCGGTGGCCAGCAACTCGGCGCCGGGCACCAGCAGGCTGTCCTTGATGCCGGCGCCGATGGCCGGAACCGGCATCACCTGCACCATGTCGCCCACTTCCGGGTCACGGAAGATGATGGGCTTCTGCGGGGCGTCGGCCACCGGGATCAGCAGGCGACCGCGATCCTCGAAATCGAATTGGCGGTTGACCGGCAGATAGGTCTTGGGAGTCAAGGGTTGCTCGGCCATATCGAACACCCACAACATGCCGTCCTTGCGCATTGTCGGGTTGAAGCCATTACGGGTCAGCAGGCGGATGGCGGTGCCGGTCCTGAGGTTGGGTACCTGCTCGGCCTGGATGATCACGTCACCGCCGGTGCGGCGCAACAGCTTGGTGTCCACCTCGGTCTTGCGATCGAATACCAGCCACAGCCAGCCGGCCCGACGAAACACGGCGGCGCCGGTGGGCTGGTCGAAGGGCACGCCCAGGCTGACCAGGGCCACGGCCTTCGGCGGCGGCGGTGGTGTTTCGGCGGCGGGGGTGGCAACGGTCGGGGCGGCGGGGGCGCCGACGGTCGGGGCGGCGGGGGCAGGGGGGAGGCCGGGCAGAACCGGCTGCGTCACCACCGGCAAAGACGGCGCCGGTTCCGGTTTGGCGGCGGTGGTGGTGGGCAGCGGCTCGGACGTGCCCATGGCGGGTGCCAGCGGCGGCGGCGGGGCGCCATCGGCGCGGGCCGGCGGGGCGCTGCCGGCGGCGCGGACCAGATCCACCGCCACCTTGGGGCCGCTGGTGAAGTGCCGCGCTCGCATGCCGGCGGGGATGGTCAGGACGATGGCGGTGCCGTTGCCCTGGGCCTTGATCTCGGCCACCCGCACATCGGCGGGCAGGGCGGCGGCCAGGGCGGTGGTGTTGATCCGCGCCGGGCGGTCAAAGGCGATCACCGCACTGGTGTCGGTACTGGTGACGGTATAGCCGACCGGCTTGGGCCAGTCGAAAACCAGACGGTTGAAACCGGTGTGTTCGCCGCCGCGCACCATGATGTCGGTGCCGGGGGCGCCATTCTTGGCTGGATCTGCCGGCTTGGTTTCCTCGGGCTTGTTTTCCACCACCGGCTTGGCCAGTTCGGGTGCCTTGGCCTCGGCGGGCTTGGGGGCGGCGGGGTTGACCTCGACCGGTTTCGCCTCCGCTGGCTTGGCCTCGGTCAGGTCGATGGCGGTG
This is a stretch of genomic DNA from Magnetospirillum gryphiswaldense MSR-1 v2. It encodes these proteins:
- a CDS encoding methyl-accepting chemotaxis protein, which produces MAALDNLRIGPRLAILTGFLAVLVLAVGVKGLTSLGQLADSLRTVYEDRAIPLVQLSEIQDKLHRMRANAILASTSGNTAEAARLTANTAQLDRQTDDIWSAYMATYLTPEEKVLAQDFARHLLAYRSSRNITMKLSNDGQFDDAGRNMRDDAGPKFAKAMEAMAALTQLQARIAQAEYQSAQTTLSTSRIVDIGLMAGGLLLAAVLAALIVRSVAGGIGAMTRSMTALAQGRLDTAIPALQQRDEIGEMAQAVQVFKDNAIDKLRLEQEQRQREEAERQAEAAQRARETAIVGEIAAVAKAAADGDMDKRIETAGKDGFLLALCQSVNSMVGRTGHALGDVAQVLGALANGDLTQRITGTYDGVFGQLKNDVNQTAEKLAVIVTKIGQATGQISTSSAEVAAGAQDLSERSEQQASALEETAASMEELAATVRQNAANAQQANQLAAGARDVAAGGGQVVADAIGAMGRIENSSQKIEDIVGMIDEIAFQTNLLALNAAVEAARAGDAGKGFAVVAQEVRNLAQRSAQASKEIKGLIAESSAQVRTGADLVKGAGKTLEDILGSVKRVADIVAEIAAASSEQASGIDQVNAAVNQMDEMTQQNAALVEESAAAAQSLAHAATGLEEQMAFFVLDSSAAQGLQRHAALVRSTKIDHENFCRSVRDAVAGKNTQTADKLSDHHSCRLGHWYDEVKEPAIRNSPHYAALRDPHARVHDAGKRALACHARGDHAGTNAALTDMDKASTAVMSGLERLAADIQQNAKPAMGGRR
- the speE gene encoding polyamine aminopropyltransferase, whose amino-acid sequence is MTEAWFREELYPHWRQSFAVSRELYRADDGLQDIVLFETPGFGRVLTLDGVIQVTTGDEFIYHEMLAHVPIYAHGAVKTACVVGGGDGGMLREILKHQAIQQAVLVEIDAAVVEFCRTHMPSVSDGAFDDPRTEIVIADGLRYMAETERKFDLIVIDSTDPIGPGGVLFTEAFYKDCARCLTPDGIVVNQNGVPFLQGEEVTDTWRRRRPHFADVSFYTAAVPTYVGGLMALGWASHSLRPRHESSDTIAARFQAAPVATRYYTPDIHKASFALPKYVQNLIPGP
- the speD gene encoding adenosylmethionine decarboxylase yields the protein MAQALARLGMNSGTDPRNTQDSTVVDIAQDKKSWPEADNGKDYYVSRNGVKFAGTHLLIDLWGASRLDDIDLVEEALRRSAIAGGATILHCHLHHFQPNGGISGVLVLAESHISIHSWPERGYAALDIFMCGDCDPYKAVPILKEVFTPDYVTLAENKRGLTP
- a CDS encoding tetratricopeptide repeat protein; the encoded protein is MAALAIRIAMQPLSRLLTVLLLTALCCGFFGHGAWAQSSPRGAQHPTFGRMVFDWAGPVQWSAEANGDKLVVRFDKPVAGDPKALIKALPKYLKAASLSADRQMVTFDLLRPVQVKTFQSGTSTAIDLTEAKPAEAKPVEVNPAAPKPAEAKAPELAKPVVENKPEETKPADPAKNGAPGTDIMVRGGEHTGFNRLVFDWPKPVGYTVTSTDTSAVIAFDRPARINTTALAAALPADVRVAEIKAQGNGTAIVLTIPAGMRARHFTSGPKVAVDLVRAAGSAPPARADGAPPPPLAPAMGTSEPLPTTTAAKPEPAPSLPVVTQPVLPGLPPAPAAPTVGAPAAPTVATPAAETPPPPPKAVALVSLGVPFDQPTGAAVFRRAGWLWLVFDRKTEVDTKLLRRTGGDVIIQAEQVPNLRTGTAIRLLTRNGFNPTMRKDGMLWVFDMAEQPLTPKTYLPVNRQFDFEDRGRLLIPVADAPQKPIIFRDPEVGDMVQVMPVPAIGAGIKDSLLVPGAELLATGQGVALVPLADGARLDADRNGIEVSMPGGLYLSRDLPAPGSAPGAGPEGDGALISPGGPVDLSRWMRGGTDKFVPEHQKLMARMAYIRPEEKNAQRLEVARHYLANGMAAEALGILRLIAQTDPAMVDTPNFAGVHGVAQYMMGRYPEAERDLSQAGLAKDPQAQLWLAAARSKQSDQPNKQSLLLRLAPDDMKGLHARLRMALGTEAVRSTAAAGDSKGANRIIEAMNGPGLSPRDLGAISHMQGIAAQAGKQWDQAIAKYREAEDSASRPDRAYAARARIELQLKRGLISAGEAIAQLEKLRFAWRGEDFEYQLLKRLSELMVADARYADALRLMRTVVSNFPEHPDVPNVQQAMSDTFEKLFLGGLADNLSAFAAIGLFDEFQDLTPSGTKGDEMIRKLADRLAQVDLIDRSADLLRHQVRFRLNGVEKARVGARLAFLQLSDRKPGPALEALDASEVPDQPADLYDQRRYMRVRALADLGRSAEALALILNDNSDKAKELRAEIFWEQKRWPEVVSAVEQMVEPPLGNLPIEPKLARRLVDLATAMTLAHDERGLARLRRNFGAKMAKTEFREAFALLTSEPERGIIDPASVADKIKQVQSFQGFMADWTKRMQTQGLSSIN